TATCCAGAAACAAAAGAAAAGTTAAATGAATTAGTCATTAATTTATTGCATATGCACATGATTGTTCGCCGTCACCATTGGTATATGCGCGGCAGTCAATTCTTGAAGTTGCACCCATATCTTGATGACTTAATGGATGAACTAGATGATCAGATTGATGGTCTTGCAGAAAGATTAATTACCATCGATGGTTCACCTGTTGCCACTTTAAGGGAAGTTGTTCAATTAAATAAAATTCCTGGTGAAAAGGGGAGTTGGGACTTCACTAATACACAAAGACTTGAAAAGATCATTTCAGGCTATCGTTATTTAGATAAGCTCTATGAAGAAGCGCTTGAAGCTTCTGATAAAGAAGGAGATTACTCGACTAATGATATTTTGACTGGTTTCCATACTGATCTTGAAAAGCGGCTTTGGATGTTAACGGCTGAACTTGGTCAAGCTCCAGATATTGATGCATAAGTCGTAAATTTAGAGAAAATAGCGAATCTGTAGTGGTTCGCTATTTTTTATGGCAAAAAGCTCTATTACAATTTACGTAAGCACCTGAAATTTGGACTATAATTTCGAGGCTTTTGTTATGTCTAAATTATCTGAACGAGACATTAATTATTTCTGAAACTTGCGAACTCTGTTCGCGGGTGTGTCATTGTTTCATAGCTTCTGCTTTAGTTTTACGCTTTCCTTCAGGTCTTTGTCTGTGTTGCAGGTTTATCCGTCATTTGGCCCGACTAGACATCTGTACGCGCACATGAAAAAATTGATAGTCAATTCCTTCGTTAATAACGTCACTATTAGTGATACACAAGAAAAATGCTACCAAATCAGTCAGATTTAGTAGCATTTTTTTAGATTAATTAAAGTAAATTTTAGAAAAGATATTTATTAAGCAAGACAGTTAGGTAATGTTTATTTTACAAACCCTGCACTAAACCAGTTAGTTGCGCTTGGTTTAAGTGACCATCCAGTTACTTTTTTATTAACAGCGGTTATTGAATATGAATTAGTGGTAGGTACAACATAGGCCTCATTGTACATCCATTTTTGCCATTTTCTGAATGCGTCAACACGATACTTATGGTTGAAAGCTTTTTCTGAGTCAATATCAGCTAAAAGCTTACTTTGTACAGGGGAAACAAAACGTGCCATATTATATGGTGCAGCAGCGCTATAAAGATCATTAGGAGAAGGTTCACTTGAAAGTGACCAGCCACCTTCAAAGACATCAATTTTTGGATCATCAGATTGAACTGCTTGTACCCAATTGTTAAATTCCATTGGACGACCGCCAACAAACTTAACGTTCAAACCGATTTTCTTCCATTGTTGGATATAATTACGCCATACGGGCTCTGCGGTAGTAGCATTGTTTCTAACAGCTAAATTAATAGTAAGCTTCTTTCCGTTAGGTTGAACTCTGAATTCGCCTTTCTTTTTATATCCGGCTTTATCTAGTAA
This is a stretch of genomic DNA from Lactobacillus crispatus. It encodes these proteins:
- a CDS encoding Dps family protein; its protein translation is MKYPETKEKLNELVINLLHMHMIVRRHHWYMRGSQFLKLHPYLDDLMDELDDQIDGLAERLITIDGSPVATLREVVQLNKIPGEKGSWDFTNTQRLEKIISGYRYLDKLYEEALEASDKEGDYSTNDILTGFHTDLEKRLWMLTAELGQAPDIDA